A genome region from Candidatus Binataceae bacterium includes the following:
- the pstS gene encoding phosphate ABC transporter substrate-binding protein PstS, with the protein MRFEKKIVTKLIRLVLSGFFLAIVGAHLMDGVAYSDDAVTLQGTGATFPAPLYERWFAEYNKLHPNVQINYQALGSGAGIKQFQQNLVDFGASDAAMTDAQMAAVKNGAVLLPMTAGSIVLAYNLPEAPSEVRLTREAYAEIFLGKITQWNDPAIAQANPGAKLPDTKITVVSRSDGSGTTFAFTTHLSAISEAWKSGPGVGTSVNFPVGVAGKGNTGVAALIKQTPGAIGYVEYGYAKQTSMPMALLENKAGKFIKPDLQAGQRALASMTLPGNRRAWIPDPAGESSYPIVTYTWMLCYKKYGDPKTAAVVKSLVEFGLGQGQSFSEELGYIPLPATVIEADKKALPEIS; encoded by the coding sequence ATGCGATTCGAGAAGAAGATAGTAACGAAGTTAATCCGGCTGGTGCTCAGCGGTTTTTTTCTCGCGATCGTGGGTGCTCATCTCATGGACGGCGTAGCCTACAGCGACGACGCCGTCACTCTGCAGGGCACCGGGGCGACTTTTCCCGCTCCCCTCTACGAGCGCTGGTTTGCCGAATACAACAAGCTGCATCCGAACGTGCAGATCAATTACCAGGCGCTGGGCAGCGGCGCCGGAATCAAGCAATTTCAACAGAACCTCGTCGATTTCGGCGCGAGCGATGCCGCTATGACCGATGCGCAGATGGCTGCGGTCAAGAACGGCGCCGTGCTGCTGCCCATGACGGCAGGCAGCATCGTGCTGGCCTACAACCTCCCCGAGGCGCCATCGGAAGTGAGACTAACGCGCGAAGCCTACGCCGAGATTTTTCTCGGTAAGATTACTCAGTGGAACGATCCGGCGATCGCCCAGGCCAATCCCGGGGCAAAGCTGCCTGACACAAAAATTACCGTAGTGAGCCGTTCGGACGGCAGTGGCACAACCTTCGCCTTCACCACCCATCTGAGCGCTATCAGCGAGGCGTGGAAAAGCGGGCCCGGCGTCGGCACGTCTGTAAACTTTCCGGTAGGTGTCGCAGGTAAGGGCAACACCGGTGTGGCCGCCTTGATCAAGCAGACTCCCGGTGCAATCGGCTACGTCGAATATGGTTATGCGAAGCAAACGTCCATGCCGATGGCGCTGCTCGAAAACAAGGCCGGTAAGTTCATTAAACCCGATTTACAGGCCGGCCAGCGTGCGCTTGCGAGTATGACGCTGCCGGGCAACCGGCGCGCGTGGATTCCCGATCCGGCGGGCGAGAGCTCGTACCCGATCGTCACTTACACCTGGATGCTTTGCTACAAAAAGTACGGCGACCCGAAAACTGCGGCGGTCGTGAAATCGCTGGTCGAATTCGGCCTCGGCCAAGGCCAGAGTTTCAGTGAGGAATTAGGCTACATTCCCCTGCCGGCAACCGTGATCGAGGCCGACAAAAAAGCGCTCCCAGAGATTTCATGA
- a CDS encoding metallophosphoesterase gives MPGSKRERVIGAGDSSEKPRLGGIKSYRSIWISDLHLGARQSRAAALLDFLRSHEAENLFLVGDVIEDGNAGAQWCWSANQQAVIEELRAWSRRGSRVELLPGDHDRDPTLAARLLGLRVRASELVHRTGEGRIMLVDPWSSVRAGAGRGSAPAEPRQRAYAPPR, from the coding sequence TTGCCCGGCTCGAAGCGCGAACGCGTGATCGGCGCCGGCGACAGCTCGGAGAAACCCCGCCTTGGTGGCATCAAGTCTTACCGCTCAATCTGGATCTCAGACCTGCATCTGGGCGCGCGTCAATCGCGAGCCGCGGCGCTGCTCGATTTTCTCCGTAGTCACGAGGCGGAGAATCTGTTTTTGGTCGGCGACGTCATCGAGGACGGAAACGCTGGCGCGCAATGGTGCTGGAGCGCCAATCAGCAGGCGGTGATTGAGGAGTTGCGCGCCTGGTCGCGGCGGGGTTCACGCGTTGAGCTGCTGCCGGGTGATCACGATCGCGACCCGACTCTCGCCGCGCGCTTGCTCGGCCTACGGGTGCGAGCCTCGGAGCTGGTCCACCGCACCGGGGAAGGGCGCATCATGCTCGTGGACCCATGGTCATCAGTTCGAGCGGGCGCCGGCCGCGGTTCTGCGCCGGCCGAACCGCGCCAGCGCGCTTACGCTCCGCCTCGATGA
- a CDS encoding amino acid adenylation domain-containing protein yields the protein MEIRPSGLIYEVIERQARRTPERTAAIFRGRELTYRQLIEEVKQLSARLLRQGVGAESVVAICLERSSEMLIAMLAVLQAGGAYLPLDPGFPAERLAFMITDSSTGLVITRSAMASRFSPSRLSESPVRTLVIDQPGDVRDEDGSVKTAQPGPANLAYLMYTSGSTGTPKGVMIEHRNVVNFFAGMDELLGTEPGVWLAVTSISFDISVLELLWTLARGYTVVIQSDEEKFSATGEYGIGAQLKRYGVTHFQCTPTMAELLVQRPLVMEGLKGLRKLLLGGEVLPPALADYLSRNIAGDLHNMYGPTETTIWSTSARIRPGEAITIGWPIVNTQVRVIAEDGRECSGDEVGEIYISGAGVARGYWRRPELTAQRFVTSTFGADAPVRLYKTGDRGCWRADGALEFRGRADDQIKIRGYRVEPGEVEAVVREHPAVLQSAVVAYAQGSVARLAAYVVAKAGCGITPEELRVAASRKLPEYMVPAAFVFIPSLPTTPNGKIDRNALPPPEELQRSEAVEGIGATPDEIESTLERWCREEMPGDEPLDSQTDFFQMGGQSLSLVRLFARINQTYRVQLSAATIFEAPTIEKLAQRIRNGAAAATKSSLISIRPAGSKPPLYLFPDINGSVIGFDMLVRSLPEELPVYGVESTWLHSEAAPPLRLEEIAARHVEDIRSIQPHGPFYLLGYSFGGLVAFEAAQQLVEAGETVGMLGMLDTWQTERIRQLDAVHSRRQKLARRAHKALMHARMLWAGPNRLKYFENHLFGRFREALGALIWHAPLQWYTRPGKLLPQFLRQPRRINRFVARRYVARLYPGRITVFRAAEGIAADDERYDDSLGWRDIAVMGVEMHEVPGCHRDILQEAQVWRRVRQCLEIHME from the coding sequence ATGGAAATCCGGCCGAGCGGCCTGATTTACGAAGTTATCGAGCGTCAGGCTCGTCGCACACCGGAGCGGACGGCGGCGATTTTCCGCGGTCGCGAGTTGACTTACCGGCAGTTAATCGAAGAGGTCAAACAGCTATCAGCGCGACTGCTCCGACAAGGGGTGGGTGCGGAGAGCGTCGTGGCTATTTGTCTGGAGCGGTCTTCTGAGATGCTGATCGCGATGCTCGCGGTGTTGCAGGCGGGTGGCGCCTATCTGCCCTTGGATCCCGGATTTCCGGCCGAGCGGCTGGCCTTCATGATCACCGACAGCTCCACTGGGCTGGTTATTACGCGATCCGCCATGGCGTCGCGGTTTTCGCCGTCACGGCTTTCGGAGAGCCCAGTCCGGACGTTGGTGATCGACCAGCCGGGAGACGTACGTGACGAAGATGGCTCTGTGAAAACCGCCCAGCCGGGACCGGCCAATCTGGCATATCTGATGTACACCTCCGGGTCGACCGGAACGCCCAAGGGCGTAATGATCGAGCATCGCAATGTCGTCAATTTCTTCGCCGGTATGGATGAACTCCTAGGCACCGAGCCGGGCGTCTGGCTCGCCGTCACCAGCATCTCGTTCGACATTTCGGTTTTAGAGCTGCTCTGGACACTGGCGCGCGGCTACACCGTGGTGATCCAGAGCGACGAGGAAAAATTCTCCGCGACCGGCGAATACGGAATCGGCGCGCAGCTGAAGCGTTATGGCGTAACACATTTTCAATGCACACCGACGATGGCCGAATTGTTAGTGCAGCGGCCACTGGTGATGGAGGGGCTGAAAGGGCTGCGCAAACTACTGCTGGGTGGTGAAGTGCTGCCGCCCGCATTGGCGGATTACCTCTCACGTAACATCGCGGGCGATCTTCACAACATGTACGGGCCCACTGAAACCACGATCTGGTCAACCAGCGCTCGGATCCGGCCGGGCGAGGCGATTACGATCGGATGGCCAATCGTGAACACGCAGGTCCGTGTTATCGCCGAGGACGGTCGCGAATGTTCCGGTGACGAAGTTGGCGAGATTTATATTAGCGGCGCTGGAGTCGCGCGAGGCTATTGGCGGCGGCCCGAACTCACTGCGCAGCGCTTTGTCACGTCCACGTTCGGCGCGGACGCGCCGGTACGGCTGTACAAGACCGGCGATCGCGGATGCTGGCGCGCAGATGGAGCGCTGGAGTTTCGGGGACGCGCTGACGATCAGATCAAAATTCGTGGCTATCGGGTCGAGCCAGGCGAGGTTGAAGCCGTCGTGCGGGAGCATCCGGCGGTCCTGCAATCAGCTGTAGTTGCGTACGCGCAGGGCAGCGTCGCGCGACTCGCGGCCTATGTGGTGGCGAAAGCGGGCTGCGGAATCACACCGGAAGAATTGCGCGTCGCCGCCAGTCGTAAATTGCCCGAGTACATGGTTCCTGCCGCCTTTGTTTTTATCCCCAGTCTGCCCACCACGCCCAACGGTAAGATTGATCGGAATGCGTTGCCACCACCGGAGGAGCTCCAGCGCTCGGAGGCGGTCGAGGGGATCGGGGCGACGCCCGACGAAATTGAGAGCACGCTCGAGCGATGGTGTCGGGAGGAAATGCCCGGCGATGAGCCGCTCGATTCGCAAACTGACTTCTTTCAGATGGGCGGGCAGTCGCTTAGTCTGGTGCGGCTTTTCGCGCGAATCAACCAGACTTACCGGGTGCAACTAAGTGCGGCGACGATCTTCGAGGCCCCGACCATTGAAAAATTGGCGCAACGGATCCGCAATGGCGCTGCCGCTGCCACAAAATCGTCACTGATTTCGATTCGTCCCGCCGGTTCGAAACCGCCGCTTTATCTTTTTCCGGACATCAACGGCAGCGTTATCGGCTTTGATATGCTGGTTCGGAGCCTGCCGGAGGAATTGCCAGTCTATGGGGTTGAGTCCACATGGCTGCATTCCGAGGCTGCGCCGCCGCTGCGTCTCGAAGAGATAGCAGCGCGGCACGTCGAAGACATCCGTTCGATCCAGCCACATGGCCCGTTTTATCTGCTCGGCTACTCGTTCGGCGGTCTGGTGGCGTTTGAGGCAGCCCAACAATTGGTAGAAGCCGGCGAAACCGTCGGGATGCTGGGCATGCTTGACACCTGGCAAACCGAGCGCATTCGTCAACTCGATGCGGTGCATTCTCGCCGTCAGAAGCTTGCGCGCCGCGCACATAAGGCGCTGATGCACGCACGAATGCTGTGGGCCGGACCCAATCGCCTCAAGTATTTTGAGAATCATTTGTTTGGGAGGTTCCGCGAAGCGCTGGGCGCATTAATCTGGCACGCCCCTCTGCAATGGTATACCCGCCCCGGCAAGCTGCTTCCGCAGTTCTTGCGTCAACCGCGCCGTATCAATCGGTTCGTAGCACGGCGGTACGTCGCTCGGCTTTATCCAGGGCGTATTACGGTGTTTCGTGCCGCCGAAGGAATAGCGGCGGACGACGAGCGTTATGATGACTCGCTGGGATGGCGGGATATCGCAGTCATGGGAGTCGAGATGCACGAAGTTCCTGGATGCCATCGCGACATTCTACAAGAAGCGCAAGTCTGGCGGCGGGTTCGGCAATGTCTCGAAATCCACATGGAATGA
- a CDS encoding thioredoxin domain-containing protein, with protein sequence MGLALVAILLLGGVRAGFAADQSDRGAVLQSDDGAVLATVGNHRITRRQVDDQVLRGVSPSQLYDLRKQAMDKLIDDYLLEQAAKKAGVTPDQYLAKETNKAPVSDSDARKFYDDHRAAIDQQVKGQSFDQIKGRIILALEHQNARESSEALIAKLRAKSGVKIALQAPHVNIASAGHPWAGGKDAPVTVVEFSDFQCPYCRAAETPIKQLQAKYGDKIKLVYLDFPLGFHEHAMDAARAGQCAAAQGKFWQYHDALFADQSKLAPVDLKATAAKIGLNSTQFAACYDKGTPDAAIRSTQAQGQSLGVTGTPTFFINGREITGAQPLDKFSAIIDEELAAAKAPVAQQARVD encoded by the coding sequence ATGGGCTTGGCGCTTGTCGCGATTCTGCTGCTCGGCGGTGTCCGCGCCGGTTTCGCGGCCGATCAGAGTGACCGCGGCGCGGTCTTACAGAGTGACGACGGCGCGGTGTTGGCGACCGTCGGGAATCATCGAATTACTCGCCGGCAGGTGGATGATCAGGTACTGCGGGGCGTAAGTCCGTCGCAACTTTATGATCTGCGCAAGCAGGCGATGGACAAGTTGATCGACGACTATCTACTCGAACAGGCGGCGAAAAAGGCCGGTGTCACGCCGGATCAATATCTCGCGAAGGAAACTAATAAGGCGCCGGTGAGCGATAGCGATGCACGCAAGTTCTATGACGACCATCGCGCGGCGATTGACCAGCAGGTAAAAGGGCAATCGTTCGATCAGATCAAAGGCCGGATCATTCTAGCGCTCGAGCATCAGAACGCGCGGGAAAGCAGTGAGGCTTTGATCGCCAAGCTGCGCGCCAAGAGTGGGGTCAAGATCGCGTTGCAGGCGCCGCACGTGAACATCGCCAGCGCCGGCCATCCGTGGGCAGGAGGTAAGGATGCCCCGGTAACCGTGGTCGAATTCTCGGATTTCCAATGTCCATATTGCCGTGCGGCGGAAACTCCGATTAAACAGTTGCAGGCCAAATACGGCGACAAGATCAAGCTGGTCTATCTCGATTTTCCGCTAGGCTTTCACGAACATGCGATGGATGCGGCGCGTGCCGGGCAATGCGCCGCGGCGCAGGGTAAATTTTGGCAGTATCACGACGCACTGTTCGCCGATCAGTCGAAACTGGCGCCGGTTGATTTGAAGGCGACCGCGGCAAAAATCGGACTTAACAGCACGCAGTTCGCTGCCTGCTACGACAAAGGGACGCCCGACGCCGCGATCCGCAGCACTCAGGCGCAAGGGCAGTCGCTGGGGGTAACCGGCACGCCGACGTTCTTTATCAACGGTCGCGAGATAACCGGCGCACAACCGCTCGACAAATTCAGCGCGATCATCGATGAGGAGTTGGCCGCGGCGAAAGCGCCGGTAGCGCAGCAGGCGAGGGTGGATTAA
- the gor gene encoding glutathione-disulfide reductase, which translates to MTRRYELDLFVIGAGSGGVRASRIAAGHGAKVAVAEERYLGGTCVNVGCIPKKLLVYASEFGEVFEDAVGFGWEASRPAFDWQKLIANKNSEISRLNGVYEKLLTGAGVEIIRDRAEIVDPHTVAIGDRRITAEYILAATGSWPTKPGLPGAELAITSNEAFFLERMPRRVAIVGGGYIAVEFAGIFHGLGAAVSLIHRGSQLLRGFDDDLRVALAEELRKRKFDLHLGVLVGVLERRGKGLRARLSNGTVIEADLMMFATGRHPNSRGLGLEEAGVELDVGGAVIVDEYSRSSVPSIYAIGDLTNRKNLTPVAIAEGHALADSLFGGRRRAIDFDNVPSAVFSQPPIATVGLTETEARARFGAVDIYKSSFKPLKHTLSGRDERTLMKLVVERAGGRVLGAHMMGSDAGEIIQGLAIALKCGATKAQFDATIGIHPTAAEEFVTMRTKVST; encoded by the coding sequence ATGACGCGCCGGTACGAGCTCGATCTTTTCGTCATCGGCGCGGGCTCCGGCGGCGTTCGCGCGAGCCGGATCGCAGCCGGGCATGGGGCCAAGGTTGCAGTCGCCGAAGAGCGTTATCTGGGCGGCACCTGTGTAAACGTCGGCTGTATCCCGAAAAAGCTGCTGGTCTATGCCTCAGAGTTTGGCGAGGTCTTCGAGGATGCAGTCGGTTTCGGCTGGGAAGCGTCGCGGCCGGCGTTCGACTGGCAGAAGCTGATCGCTAACAAAAACTCAGAGATTTCCAGGCTCAACGGCGTTTACGAAAAACTCCTGACCGGCGCGGGCGTCGAAATCATTCGCGATCGCGCAGAGATCGTTGATCCGCATACGGTGGCGATCGGCGACCGGCGCATCACCGCCGAATACATTCTGGCGGCGACCGGCAGTTGGCCGACTAAGCCCGGACTTCCGGGCGCCGAGTTGGCGATCACCTCAAACGAAGCTTTTTTTCTTGAGCGAATGCCGCGCCGGGTCGCGATCGTCGGCGGCGGCTATATCGCGGTCGAGTTCGCCGGCATTTTTCACGGCCTCGGCGCTGCGGTCAGCTTGATTCATCGCGGCAGCCAGTTACTGCGCGGTTTCGACGACGACCTGCGCGTAGCTTTGGCTGAAGAATTGCGTAAGCGCAAATTTGATTTGCATCTCGGCGTGCTCGTCGGGGTGCTCGAACGGCGCGGCAAGGGGCTGCGGGCGCGGCTCAGCAACGGTACCGTGATCGAAGCCGACCTGATGATGTTCGCCACCGGGCGGCATCCGAATTCGCGCGGCCTCGGTCTCGAAGAGGCCGGCGTCGAGCTGGACGTTGGCGGCGCAGTGATAGTCGATGAATACTCGCGCAGCTCGGTCCCTAGCATCTATGCGATCGGCGACCTGACGAATCGAAAGAATCTGACGCCGGTGGCGATCGCCGAGGGTCACGCATTGGCGGATTCGTTGTTTGGCGGGCGGCGCCGCGCGATCGATTTCGATAATGTGCCCTCCGCAGTCTTCAGCCAGCCGCCGATTGCGACTGTGGGGCTGACCGAAACCGAGGCGCGGGCGCGCTTCGGCGCGGTCGATATTTACAAATCTTCGTTCAAGCCGCTCAAGCATACGCTCAGCGGGCGCGACGAACGCACGCTGATGAAGCTGGTGGTCGAGCGGGCAGGCGGGCGAGTGCTCGGTGCGCATATGATGGGCTCCGATGCGGGTGAGATCATCCAGGGCCTCGCGATCGCGCTCAAGTGCGGCGCGACCAAGGCGCAATTCGACGCCACCATTGGAATTCATCCAACCGCAGCCGAAGAGTTCGTGACGATGCGCACCAAAGTTAGCACCTGA
- a CDS encoding Mrp/NBP35 family ATP-binding protein codes for MPSPQEIQNELRKIRYPGFSRDIVSFGMVKDIEVADGGVTVILTAASAKPEVIAEISSAVEQTVAAMPGVGKIKIEVEQAPPPRMVAGAAQRRPIGGVRHVVAVASGKGGVGKSTVAVNLALAMASLGWRIGLMDADVYGPSVAMMVGAGEQVRVSGDRRIVPLERFGIRYVSMALFINDQTPVIWRGPMVTKLESEFLFNVEWGELDCLVLDLPPGTGDAQLTITQRVTLAGGVIVTTPQAIALLDVKRGVAMFQEVDVPVLGVVENMSYHLCRKCGSRHEIFAHGGGARLAESLGVPFLGELPLLRELREGGDTAAPIVAAHPEHPVTATFRAIAGAIQTRLDQGDARRPA; via the coding sequence ATGCCGAGCCCGCAGGAAATTCAGAACGAACTCAGGAAAATCCGCTACCCGGGTTTCAGCCGCGACATCGTCTCGTTCGGGATGGTCAAGGACATCGAGGTCGCGGATGGTGGCGTGACGGTGATTCTGACTGCGGCGTCCGCGAAGCCGGAGGTAATCGCCGAGATCTCGAGCGCGGTCGAACAGACGGTCGCCGCGATGCCTGGCGTAGGCAAAATCAAGATCGAGGTCGAGCAGGCGCCACCGCCGCGCATGGTCGCGGGCGCCGCTCAGCGCCGTCCGATCGGCGGCGTCCGCCACGTCGTCGCGGTGGCCAGCGGCAAGGGCGGCGTCGGCAAATCGACGGTCGCGGTCAATCTCGCGCTGGCGATGGCGTCACTCGGTTGGCGCATCGGCCTGATGGACGCCGACGTGTACGGACCGAGTGTCGCGATGATGGTCGGGGCGGGTGAGCAGGTGCGGGTCAGCGGCGATCGGCGGATCGTGCCACTCGAACGCTTCGGTATCCGTTATGTCTCGATGGCGCTGTTCATCAATGACCAGACGCCGGTTATCTGGCGCGGCCCGATGGTCACCAAGCTCGAAAGCGAGTTTCTGTTTAATGTCGAATGGGGTGAGCTGGATTGTCTCGTTTTGGATTTACCGCCGGGCACCGGCGACGCGCAATTGACTATTACCCAGCGGGTGACGCTCGCGGGCGGCGTGATCGTCACGACGCCGCAGGCGATCGCGCTGCTCGACGTGAAACGCGGCGTCGCGATGTTTCAGGAGGTAGATGTGCCGGTTCTCGGCGTCGTCGAAAACATGAGCTATCACCTCTGCCGCAAGTGCGGCAGCCGCCATGAAATCTTCGCGCATGGCGGCGGCGCGCGCTTGGCCGAATCCCTCGGCGTGCCTTTTCTCGGTGAGCTGCCGTTGCTGCGCGAACTCAGAGAGGGCGGCGATACCGCGGCGCCGATTGTCGCCGCCCATCCGGAACATCCGGTAACCGCGACCTTCCGCGCGATCGCGGGCGCGATTCAAACGCGGCTCGATCAAGGCGACGCGCGCAGGCCCGCCTAA
- a CDS encoding IS256 family transposase produces METDSRSSGGGEGTLAELMRERIRAMIEALVGEELEAALGAARSQRVGPVRTGYRHGQRARTLTTSLGATTIPLPRARIEEAQGQRREWHSRMIPRYQRRTARVDEAIVGVYLSGANTRRLRGALAPRLRGAPLSKDGVSRLVGRLREDFEAWAQRDLGELKIRYLFLDGWYPRVRIGKKRVRVPVLVTLGVCANGQRVVLELRLAGGASEPAWLDALRSLAARNLGAPRLAVIDGNPGLAAALKVQWPTLAIQRCTNHKLWTLLATAPAHLREELAEDYRRMIYAESRDAVEHTRVGFARKWKLRCKAVSASFEEAGDELFTCTAFPASQWKALRTTNALERITEEFRRRTKTQASLPNQEAVLFLLFGLLRSGQVRLRRLVGWQDLISSQMEAA; encoded by the coding sequence ATGGAGACGGATAGCAGGAGTTCGGGGGGCGGAGAAGGGACGCTCGCGGAGCTGATGCGGGAGCGGATTCGGGCCATGATCGAAGCCCTCGTCGGTGAAGAACTGGAGGCCGCGCTGGGAGCGGCCCGCTCACAACGCGTGGGGCCGGTTCGAACCGGCTATCGACACGGCCAGCGCGCCCGCACGTTGACGACCAGCTTGGGCGCGACGACGATCCCGCTGCCGCGGGCGCGGATCGAAGAGGCGCAGGGCCAGCGCCGCGAGTGGCACAGCCGGATGATTCCGCGCTATCAGCGCCGCACCGCGCGGGTCGACGAAGCGATTGTTGGGGTTTATCTGAGCGGCGCCAATACCCGGCGGCTGCGCGGCGCGCTTGCGCCGCGGCTGCGTGGCGCGCCGTTGTCGAAGGATGGCGTGTCGCGTCTGGTGGGGCGCTTGCGCGAAGACTTTGAGGCCTGGGCCCAGCGGGATCTCGGCGAGCTGAAGATTCGTTACCTGTTTCTGGATGGCTGGTATCCGCGGGTCCGGATCGGAAAGAAGCGCGTCCGGGTGCCGGTGCTGGTCACGCTGGGCGTGTGCGCCAACGGCCAACGCGTGGTGCTCGAGCTGCGGCTGGCCGGGGGCGCGAGTGAGCCAGCGTGGCTGGACGCGCTACGCTCGCTGGCCGCGCGCAATCTCGGCGCTCCGCGGTTGGCTGTGATTGATGGCAATCCGGGGCTGGCCGCGGCGCTTAAAGTGCAATGGCCCACGCTCGCGATCCAGCGCTGCACCAACCACAAGCTATGGACTTTGCTGGCCACGGCGCCGGCCCATCTGCGCGAGGAACTGGCCGAGGATTATCGGCGCATGATTTACGCCGAGAGCCGCGACGCGGTGGAGCATACGCGCGTCGGCTTTGCGCGCAAGTGGAAGCTGCGCTGCAAAGCGGTCAGCGCCAGCTTCGAGGAGGCGGGCGACGAGCTCTTCACCTGCACTGCGTTTCCCGCCTCGCAGTGGAAGGCGTTGCGGACCACCAACGCGCTGGAACGGATCACCGAGGAGTTTCGCCGGCGGACCAAAACCCAGGCTTCGCTGCCCAATCAGGAGGCCGTGCTGTTCTTGCTCTTCGGCCTCCTGCGCAGCGGTCAAGTGCGGCTGCGTCGTCTGGTCGGCTGGCAGGATCTGATTAGTTCACAAATGGAGGCGGCGTAA
- a CDS encoding glycosyltransferase family 2 protein translates to MAPRPTVSLIVITRDEEQLIGQCLGSAKSFCDELIVVDSLSTDRTVAIARDLGARVFEQEFTDYVRQKQAALDHATSEWVLLLDADEQATSALGREIETAIAAPDAADGYRIQRVLYHLRHYYTRPIYRDYPVRLFRRERGYIGGIDPHDKVVVQGQVSRLRAPILHFSYRDVADHVATMNRFSTRGAAQAAPSRLAAVRMFTHPLWRFFNFYVVRGGFLEGGAGLYASMSAAFYVFLKYAKLYEQRLQSIRPR, encoded by the coding sequence ATGGCGCCGCGTCCCACCGTCTCACTGATCGTAATTACGCGCGACGAGGAACAACTGATCGGACAGTGCCTCGGCAGTGCGAAATCGTTCTGCGACGAGTTGATCGTGGTCGATTCGTTGTCGACGGATAGAACTGTGGCAATCGCCCGTGACCTCGGTGCGCGGGTCTTCGAGCAGGAATTCACCGACTACGTCCGCCAGAAGCAGGCCGCGCTCGATCACGCGACGTCGGAATGGGTGCTGCTGCTTGACGCCGACGAGCAGGCGACGAGCGCTCTCGGCCGCGAAATCGAGACGGCGATAGCTGCGCCCGATGCCGCCGACGGCTATCGCATCCAGCGCGTCCTCTACCATCTGCGGCACTACTATACACGCCCCATCTATCGTGATTACCCGGTGCGGCTCTTCCGCCGCGAGCGCGGCTATATCGGCGGAATCGACCCGCACGACAAGGTTGTCGTGCAGGGACAGGTGAGCCGCTTGCGCGCGCCGATTCTGCACTTCAGTTATCGCGATGTCGCCGATCACGTCGCGACCATGAATCGCTTTAGCACGCGCGGGGCGGCGCAGGCCGCGCCCTCGCGGCTGGCGGCCGTCCGGATGTTCACCCATCCGCTGTGGCGGTTCTTTAACTTCTATGTCGTGCGCGGCGGATTTCTGGAGGGCGGCGCGGGGCTCTATGCGTCGATGAGCGCAGCATTTTACGTATTTCTGAAGTACGCAAAGCTTTATGAGCAGCGGCTTCAGAGCATCCGTCCACGCTAA
- a CDS encoding polysaccharide biosynthesis/export family protein, translating into MKSGDFSGILARIVAGCLMVGCASSTMRTTPGSSTLADPPAASAETSSANTADPRLAALWARRTSAAGSGHEDYPIGPGDVLTVSVPEIDEIKDRKVRVSTQGTIELPLIGVVSAGGLSEDGLARELDLKLQKYMFNPQATVFVDEYRNREAAVVGAVNKPGLLVLTSPAETILDVLTQAGGVAPTAADELVLIPGDERSAANPQLPGGGANEQDAVGTLAMANSAHAVSIGLRSGSLSGSGKYLSLPVRPGDVIVVPGGGQVMVVGWVHNPGHFEVGSGLTVLGAIGEAGGPMYAAATKEIALIRSEKDGAKSTVAVNLDKIAHGEQPDIPVKANDVIDVPYSDLRIGPYIFYSVVERIGLMAPAIPY; encoded by the coding sequence ATGAAGAGTGGTGATTTTTCGGGCATCCTGGCGCGGATCGTCGCAGGCTGCCTGATGGTAGGCTGTGCGTCCAGCACGATGCGTACGACCCCAGGTAGTTCAACGCTGGCAGATCCTCCGGCGGCGAGCGCGGAAACGTCATCGGCGAATACCGCCGACCCGCGTCTGGCCGCACTCTGGGCTCGTCGGACGAGTGCGGCAGGCTCAGGTCACGAAGACTATCCGATCGGCCCGGGCGATGTGCTGACCGTCTCGGTGCCGGAGATTGATGAAATCAAGGATCGGAAAGTGCGGGTGTCGACGCAGGGGACGATCGAACTGCCGCTAATTGGTGTAGTTTCGGCGGGCGGTTTGAGCGAGGACGGGTTGGCGCGCGAATTGGACCTCAAGCTGCAAAAATATATGTTCAACCCGCAGGCGACGGTCTTCGTCGATGAGTATCGAAATCGGGAGGCGGCGGTCGTTGGCGCGGTCAACAAACCCGGGCTGCTTGTGCTGACGAGTCCGGCCGAAACGATTCTCGATGTGCTGACGCAAGCCGGCGGCGTCGCGCCAACCGCCGCGGACGAGCTGGTGCTGATTCCCGGCGACGAACGGAGCGCCGCCAATCCGCAGCTTCCGGGGGGCGGAGCCAACGAGCAGGACGCGGTCGGAACGCTCGCGATGGCGAACTCGGCGCACGCCGTCTCGATTGGCTTGCGCAGCGGGTCACTTAGCGGCAGCGGAAAATATCTAAGTTTGCCGGTGCGCCCGGGCGACGTCATCGTGGTGCCGGGCGGCGGTCAGGTAATGGTCGTGGGCTGGGTGCATAATCCGGGGCATTTTGAAGTCGGTTCGGGACTGACGGTGCTGGGCGCGATCGGCGAAGCCGGCGGCCCGATGTATGCCGCGGCGACCAAAGAGATCGCGCTTATCCGCAGCGAGAAGGACGGCGCCAAGAGCACCGTGGCGGTGAATCTCGACAAGATTGCTCACGGCGAGCAGCCTGATATTCCGGTCAAGGCCAACGACGTGATCGACGTGCCCTATTCCGACCTGCGGATCGGCCCCTACATCTTTTATTCGGTCGTCGAACGGATCGGGCTCATGGCCCCCGCGATACCCTACTAA